A window of Taeniopygia guttata chromosome 14, bTaeGut7.mat, whole genome shotgun sequence contains these coding sequences:
- the LOC140685120 gene encoding uncharacterized protein yields MLGPRAGRSAAAAAQGGPGLVPLARRLAAAPAPSLSPSSLLLPPPLLLPPPLSAAALRSPVPPHPAQPQPRQPPPPRPSRPPLSCDPRRGGGPARPLRHHPRAAGSRPVSRCPFPSAPRPSPAAERSGAERSLPPALCGVSSRHVPHGAAPQRRGLESDLPGGCGGHSGGREREEPGPSHLGSCWLGSCFGVFKSQKMSAEPLAIFWRSKDSFGHYKGKREETGSPGSQSICGISLVFSKDLQ; encoded by the exons ATGTTGGGACCGCGGGCAGGGCGCTccgcggcggccgcggctcAGGGAGGCCCGGGGCTCGTTCCACTGGCTCGGCGCCTCGCGGCCgctcctgctccttctctttctccttcttctcttcttcttcctcctccgCTGCTACTACCGCCGCCGCTCTCCGCTGCTGCGCTCCGCAGCCCCgtccctccccacccagcccaaCCTCAGCCCCGGCAGCCACCACCGCCTCGGCCCAGCCGCCCGCCCCTCTCATGTGACCCGCGGAGGGGAggcggccccgcccggcccctccGCCACCACCCCCGCGCCGCGGGGTCGCGGCCGGTGTCGCGCTGCCCGTTCCCCTCAGCGCCCCGGCCGAGCCCCGctgcggagcggagcggagcggagcggagcctCCCGCCTGCCCTTTGCGGTGTTTCCTCACGGCACGTCCCGCACGGcgcggccccgcagcgccgAGGCCTCGAGAGCGACTTGCCCGGGGGCTGTGGGGGTCACTCGGGCGGTCGGGAGCGAGAGGAGCCTGGGCCGAGTCACTTGGGCTCATGCTGGCTGGGGTCGTGTTTTGGGGTCTTCAAGAGCCAGAAAATGTCTGCAGAGCCCCTGGCTATTTTTTGGAGGTCTAAAGACTCCTTTGGGCATTATAAAGGGAAGCGGGAGGAGACTGGAAG CCCTGGGAGCCAGAGCATCTGTGGGATTTCTTTAGTCTTCAGTAAAGATCTTCAATGA